One stretch of Planococcus sp. PAMC 21323 DNA includes these proteins:
- a CDS encoding DUF3243 domain-containing protein — translation MENINKQVEEKLSNTDEQKKEQILADFSVFINYLSEKVALGEKMGLSEERIAQLAEKVASHLAKKEDPKNSEEYLLQRLWQVGDKDQQHMLAHMLVKLAKDQN, via the coding sequence ATGGAAAACATCAATAAACAAGTTGAAGAAAAGTTATCAAATACAGATGAACAGAAAAAAGAACAGATTTTAGCGGATTTTTCCGTATTCATTAATTACTTGAGTGAAAAAGTAGCATTAGGCGAGAAAATGGGATTAAGCGAAGAACGCATTGCACAACTAGCAGAGAAAGTTGCATCTCATCTTGCGAAAAAAGAAGATCCTAAAAATAGTGAAGAATACTTACTACAACGTTTGTGGCAGGTTGGCGACAAAGACCAGCAACATATGTTAGCACATATGCTAGTGAAATTGGCTAAAGATCAAAACTAA
- a CDS encoding MDR family MFS transporter, which yields MRLRDWDRSLKVRLIGEFFMNTSYWMVFPFLAIYFAEEFGKGTAGLLLVISQVFSVAANLVGGYCADRFGRKRMLVVASVAQGFSFLLFAFANSPWMQSPELGFVAFTLAGMCGSLYWPASQAMIADVVPEKYRSDVFAIFYTTLNIAVVVGPLFGAVLFFSYRFELLLVVTVISMLLGLVLRFLTRETLSQEMVNKWQSQTAIGWVGAISKQFKEYGLIFKDRLFLLFIIAGILGAQTFMQLDLLIPIYLKETIDSQTIATLFDREWFVTGETSFGLLLAENGLFVALLTVVVTRWMTKFPEKWVFFASAAFYGLAMWLFPLTSWFWMFVVAMAIFTFAELMVVGLQQSFISKLAPEDMRGQYFAAASMRYTIGRMIAPISIPMTAWFGFPWTFGILGLLAITSGFVYLLMFKLYEKRPSH from the coding sequence ATGAGATTGAGGGACTGGGATCGAAGTTTAAAAGTTCGTTTAATAGGCGAATTTTTCATGAATACAAGTTATTGGATGGTATTCCCGTTTTTAGCGATTTATTTTGCTGAAGAATTTGGTAAAGGAACCGCAGGACTATTACTCGTAATTTCACAAGTTTTTTCTGTAGCAGCAAACTTAGTCGGTGGGTATTGCGCAGACCGTTTTGGTCGTAAGCGTATGCTTGTTGTTGCATCTGTAGCACAAGGGTTTTCGTTTTTGCTATTTGCCTTTGCCAATTCACCTTGGATGCAATCTCCTGAGCTCGGGTTTGTAGCGTTTACACTTGCAGGAATGTGCGGCTCGTTGTATTGGCCGGCAAGTCAGGCAATGATTGCGGATGTTGTACCTGAAAAATACAGAAGTGATGTCTTCGCTATTTTTTATACGACTTTAAACATTGCGGTAGTAGTAGGTCCATTATTTGGCGCGGTACTTTTCTTCTCGTATCGATTTGAATTATTGCTAGTAGTGACAGTTATTTCAATGCTACTCGGTTTAGTATTGAGATTTTTGACAAGAGAAACCTTATCGCAAGAAATGGTAAACAAATGGCAGTCGCAAACGGCGATAGGCTGGGTTGGCGCCATTTCAAAGCAGTTTAAAGAATATGGTTTAATCTTTAAAGATCGTCTGTTCTTATTATTCATCATTGCTGGGATTTTAGGTGCCCAAACCTTTATGCAATTAGATTTACTCATCCCGATTTACTTAAAAGAAACAATTGATAGTCAAACGATCGCGACCTTATTTGATAGGGAATGGTTTGTTACTGGGGAGACTTCTTTTGGACTCTTACTCGCTGAAAATGGATTGTTCGTTGCGTTACTCACTGTGGTTGTGACAAGATGGATGACGAAGTTTCCAGAGAAATGGGTTTTCTTTGCCTCAGCTGCTTTTTACGGACTGGCGATGTGGTTATTCCCGCTAACTTCCTGGTTTTGGATGTTTGTTGTAGCAATGGCCATCTTTACATTTGCCGAATTGATGGTGGTTGGTCTACAACAAAGTTTTATTTCAAAACTAGCACCTGAAGATATGCGTGGCCAATATTTTGCCGCTGCGAGTATGCGTTATACCATCGGTCGTATGATTGCACCAATTTCCATCCCAATGACTGCTTGGTTTGGCTTTCCATGGACTTTTGGCATTCTTGGTCTCCTCGCAATTACAAGTGGCTTTGTTTATCTACTGATGTTCAAATTGTACGAAAAAAGGCCTTCCCATTGA
- a CDS encoding ATP-dependent helicase, which yields MSQFFERKKQELGVQLNKIQRKAVERTEGPLLLLACPGSGKTTTMIMRIGYLIEEKGVFPSRIKAITFSKASANDMLERYKRFFPTLQPIDFSTIHSLAFQITRDYFSGSRYLMIEGNETNGLHKKKLLREMYRTENDEPITDDQLEELISFISFVKNKMLPRKQWAKLKEPFPGAIEILKTYEAFKENYDVRLVDFDDMLSLAYEALEKDKSLLAKYQGRWDYVMTDESQDTSQIQHAIVEKLVARHQNLCVVADDDQSIYTWRAAEPTYLLKFRTVYPNAYIMKMERNYRSSQNIVHTANAFIKTNKKRHDKNMFTKQGEGDPIVLKRLSSEDAQFKYVLKELKELTDYGDVAILYRNNSSSTLLMSELERLGIPFYMKDSDNRFFSHWIVEDMLNFMRFSLKPERIDIYSKVASKTNAYWSSSQLKMLSRMKPTGKHAFDDINLTITLKDYQLKILAEQKKWFEALNNMKPLKVIRTIRGEMGYDQMLASRAEKFGMKMTYLAQILTTLEQIAEPLDSMTAFAKRLKQLEQVTQQAKKEKTDDMLTLSTFHSSKGLEFERVYMIDLVEGVIPTEDDAETPDLLEEARRLFYVGMTRAKTHLELVSHGNESRFVGEVRKLIVPEKRLATTQSDKAKTPIKVKVPDNPNAIHTEEVLREGVRVRHRVFGAGKIVERDKDRISIQFAKERKDLMIDICISYKLLETIE from the coding sequence ATGAGCCAATTCTTTGAACGAAAAAAACAGGAACTGGGAGTTCAATTAAATAAAATACAGCGAAAAGCAGTCGAACGAACAGAAGGTCCATTGTTGTTACTAGCGTGTCCTGGATCTGGGAAAACCACCACAATGATCATGCGAATCGGGTATTTAATAGAGGAAAAAGGAGTTTTCCCATCACGGATCAAAGCGATTACGTTTAGTAAAGCCTCAGCTAACGATATGCTTGAGCGTTACAAACGTTTTTTCCCAACATTACAACCTATTGATTTTTCTACGATTCATAGTTTAGCTTTTCAAATCACTCGAGATTATTTTTCAGGATCACGTTATCTCATGATCGAAGGCAATGAAACAAATGGTCTTCATAAAAAGAAATTGCTTCGAGAAATGTACCGGACAGAAAACGATGAACCAATTACTGACGATCAATTAGAAGAATTGATTTCGTTTATTAGTTTCGTAAAGAATAAAATGTTGCCAAGAAAGCAATGGGCTAAACTAAAAGAACCTTTTCCTGGAGCGATTGAAATCTTAAAAACCTATGAAGCTTTCAAAGAAAACTATGACGTAAGGTTAGTAGATTTTGATGACATGCTCTCACTCGCTTATGAGGCTTTAGAAAAAGATAAAAGCTTACTAGCAAAGTATCAAGGACGCTGGGATTATGTGATGACAGACGAAAGCCAAGATACTTCGCAGATTCAACATGCTATTGTAGAGAAATTAGTAGCACGCCACCAAAACCTGTGTGTCGTGGCAGATGACGATCAATCGATTTATACGTGGAGAGCCGCTGAACCTACGTATTTACTAAAGTTTAGAACCGTTTATCCAAACGCCTATATTATGAAAATGGAGCGTAATTATCGTTCCTCTCAGAACATCGTTCATACTGCGAATGCATTTATTAAAACCAATAAAAAGCGTCACGATAAAAACATGTTCACCAAACAAGGCGAAGGTGATCCAATTGTCTTGAAACGATTAAGTTCAGAAGATGCACAATTTAAATACGTGCTAAAAGAATTGAAGGAATTGACGGACTATGGAGATGTAGCTATTCTGTATCGCAATAATTCATCTTCAACTTTATTAATGAGCGAGCTTGAGCGTTTAGGCATTCCGTTTTATATGAAGGATTCGGACAATCGCTTTTTCTCGCATTGGATTGTGGAAGACATGTTGAATTTTATGCGTTTTAGCTTAAAGCCGGAACGTATTGATATTTATTCAAAAGTAGCTTCTAAAACCAATGCGTATTGGTCAAGCAGTCAATTGAAAATGCTGAGTCGAATGAAGCCAACAGGTAAGCATGCCTTTGACGACATCAATTTGACGATTACATTAAAAGACTATCAACTTAAAATTTTGGCTGAGCAAAAAAAATGGTTTGAAGCATTAAATAATATGAAACCTTTAAAAGTGATTCGAACGATTCGTGGGGAAATGGGTTACGACCAAATGCTTGCCAGTCGTGCCGAGAAATTTGGGATGAAAATGACGTACTTGGCACAAATCCTTACCACTTTAGAACAAATAGCAGAACCGCTAGACTCAATGACGGCATTTGCTAAACGTCTCAAGCAATTAGAACAAGTAACGCAACAAGCTAAAAAAGAAAAAACCGACGATATGCTTACCTTATCTACTTTCCACAGCTCAAAAGGCTTGGAATTTGAACGGGTTTATATGATTGATTTGGTAGAAGGTGTTATTCCAACAGAAGACGATGCGGAAACGCCTGATTTATTGGAAGAAGCACGTCGATTGTTTTATGTAGGCATGACAAGAGCAAAAACGCATTTAGAACTGGTTAGTCATGGCAACGAATCACGTTTTGTTGGAGAAGTGCGTAAACTCATTGTTCCTGAAAAAAGACTAGCCACAACTCAAAGTGATAAAGCTAAAACTCCTATTAAAGTTAAAGTTCCGGATAATCCAAATGCGATCCACACGGAAGAGGTTTTGCGTGAAGGTGTTCGGGTTCGTCACCGCGTTTTTGGAGCAGGAAAAATTGTCGAACGAGACAAAGATCGGATTTCTATTCAATTTGCAAAAGAAAGAAAAGACTTAATGATTGATATTTGCATAAGCTATAAATTATTAGAGACGATCGAGTAG
- a CDS encoding YwbE family protein — MDGKKRSDVKPGIEVNVILKQDQRSGKKTQGVVKDLLTNSATHPHGIKVRLEDGQVGRVCEILTGK, encoded by the coding sequence ATGGACGGCAAAAAAAGAAGTGACGTGAAACCAGGTATTGAAGTAAACGTGATTTTAAAACAGGATCAGCGCTCAGGCAAGAAAACACAAGGAGTTGTTAAGGATTTACTGACAAACTCAGCGACTCATCCACACGGCATTAAAGTACGTTTAGAAGACGGACAAGTAGGAAGAGTTTGTGAAATTTTGACTGGAAAGTAA